In SAR324 cluster bacterium, one DNA window encodes the following:
- a CDS encoding non-canonical purine NTP pyrophosphatase produces MLQFVSSNSNKARELEEILQISIQMKPLELMEIQTDDLTELVVHKARNAFQLSPTPLLVEDTSLYFEQWGNLPGPLIKWFIKSLTLEKLVELLSQGENHRARAVCVLAFTSDGEKVHCFEGEVLGEIVAPRGKHGFGWDPIFQPIGSQKTFGEMTSTDKQSFSMRERAAIAFKQSAIAQAMQN; encoded by the coding sequence ATGCTTCAATTCGTGAGTTCGAACTCCAATAAAGCTCGTGAGTTGGAGGAAATTCTGCAAATTTCCATCCAAATGAAACCACTAGAACTGATGGAGATTCAGACAGATGATCTTACAGAATTGGTCGTTCATAAAGCCAGAAACGCCTTCCAGTTAAGCCCAACCCCACTGCTTGTCGAAGATACTTCTCTGTATTTTGAGCAGTGGGGGAATCTACCTGGACCACTCATCAAGTGGTTCATAAAGAGCCTCACCCTAGAAAAATTGGTGGAATTATTGTCTCAGGGAGAAAACCACAGAGCTCGTGCAGTCTGCGTCTTAGCCTTCACCTCTGATGGAGAAAAAGTCCATTGCTTTGAAGGAGAAGTGTTAGGTGAGATTGTTGCCCCAAGAGGTAAACATGGATTTGGATGGGATCCAATTTTTCAACCGATTGGCAGTCAAAAAACTTTTGGCGAGATGACTTCTACTGATAAACAAAGCTTCTCGATGCGAGAAAGGGCAGCAATAGCGTTTAAGCAGTCCGCAATAGCGCAGGCAATGCAAAATTGA
- the ispH gene encoding 4-hydroxy-3-methylbut-2-enyl diphosphate reductase, whose product MNEEKLEIVLASPRGFCAGVDRAILIVEKALQKWGAPIYVRHEIVHNRQVVERLQAQGVIFVEEIEDIPKGAHAIFSAHGVSPSVRQQAQEQSLEVVDATCPLVTKVHGEAQRYRRKDFTILLIGHADHVEVQGTMGEAPEQMIVIETVQDAEKVQLPDPNQVAYLTQTTLSLDDTSEIIKILKQRFPSIEGPPKDDICYATQNRQNAVKELASQVERILVVGASNSSNTLRLVEVAKAQGTEARRVEEASQIERADVMGVRSIGITAGASAPEDVVQSIVAKLCELAPQHSVRELKLVDENVNFALPALLRTA is encoded by the coding sequence ATGAATGAAGAAAAGCTGGAAATTGTGCTCGCTAGTCCTCGCGGTTTCTGTGCTGGAGTTGATCGCGCCATTCTGATTGTGGAAAAGGCACTCCAAAAGTGGGGGGCGCCTATCTATGTACGCCATGAAATTGTGCACAATCGGCAAGTTGTAGAACGCCTACAAGCTCAAGGTGTGATCTTTGTTGAAGAAATCGAGGACATCCCCAAGGGAGCCCATGCTATCTTCTCTGCACACGGAGTATCCCCATCAGTACGACAACAAGCCCAAGAACAAAGTTTGGAAGTAGTTGACGCCACCTGTCCACTTGTGACTAAGGTACATGGAGAGGCACAGCGTTACCGCCGCAAAGACTTTACTATTCTGCTCATTGGCCATGCGGATCATGTTGAAGTCCAAGGGACAATGGGGGAAGCTCCAGAGCAAATGATCGTCATTGAAACTGTTCAAGATGCTGAAAAAGTTCAACTCCCTGATCCAAATCAAGTCGCCTATTTGACACAGACTACCCTCTCACTTGATGACACCTCTGAGATTATAAAGATCTTAAAGCAACGCTTCCCAAGCATTGAAGGCCCTCCGAAAGACGACATTTGTTATGCAACTCAAAACCGTCAAAATGCCGTCAAGGAGTTGGCTTCTCAGGTAGAGAGAATTCTAGTAGTCGGAGCGTCCAATAGTTCCAACACACTGAGGCTGGTTGAGGTTGCCAAGGCGCAGGGCACGGAAGCTCGCCGGGTCGAGGAGGCGTCTCAGATTGAAAGAGCTGATGTGATGGGGGTGAGGTCTATTGGCATTACAGCTGGTGCTTCAGCTCCCGAGGACGTAGTACAAAGCATCGTTGCAAAGCTTTGTGAGTTAGCTCCTCAACATAGTGTAAGAGAGTTGAAACTTGTTGATGAAAATGTCAATTTTGCATTGCCTGCGCTATTGCGGACTGCTTAA
- the polA gene encoding DNA polymerase I translates to MSASSRLFAIDSMALFYRSYFAMIRNPLINSKGLNTSGLRGVIQQILKILEEDKPEYLAVASDSSEPTFRHQRFPAYKATREKMPEDLVEQLPYLPRLVEALHLPYLIIPGYEADDIIGTLMHWCFKSDLEGVMVTSDKDYMQLITDKITLLNHNGDRVGKAGVFNKFGCTPKQVIEVLGLMGDSSDNIPGVKGVGEKTAIKLIQEFGSIPSVYENLANIKSVSLRTKLETDREAAILSRELVTIFREVPLSIQLEDLKPSEMKLSDNVEFHQILEELEFNTLLKRLTAVSKSSPAKHLEKPSLPTDSEQENPSALEPIEVETDIIGENSWQDWLSSVLITQEKPLAMVADATFINQHDVLWMGIALSAQRKQAIYWPFGETIPKQLKELLEDATVPKVVGDLKQMCQLCQNQGISVQGIVGDLMIAAHLTDSLEKRFELDFLVQRRLNKKLTQQLPSNSSAQLSMLAEPDPERREYFGERASATLQVWESLSKHLKQNQLADLFQYLELPLAHSIAEMEYEGIRVNTKQLSEISKEFEQRLNELRSKVQSIADQEFNLNSVVELQEVLYAKFKLHEACGIKPKKIKLGMGLSTDEETLEKMSEYPLPRTILDYRSLNKLKNTYIDQLPTYVHPITKRIHSTFHQVSTATGRLSSDNPNLQNIPVRSAEGRRIRKVFLPSKPGNQLLAADYSQIELRVAAHYSKDPTFLDAYRHERDIHALTAATIFQVKPEEVTREQRSKAKEVNFGLIYRMGPERLSIVTQTPKAEAKHFIEAYFQRYSTIHALQEHFLEKARKEGYASTLLGRRRLIPDINGKGLSKRLAEGAAINTPIQGSAAEIIKLAMISVERRLRSEAMDTRMVLSVHDELVFDVPEVEIQKASSIIKEEMENVIVLEVPLVVEIGLGDNWLEAH, encoded by the coding sequence ATGTCAGCATCCTCACGCCTCTTCGCCATTGACTCGATGGCACTATTCTACCGTAGTTATTTTGCAATGATTCGGAACCCCTTGATCAATTCAAAAGGTCTCAATACAAGTGGTTTAAGGGGAGTAATTCAGCAAATTCTTAAAATATTAGAGGAAGACAAACCTGAATACTTAGCGGTTGCTTCTGACTCAAGCGAACCAACATTCCGACATCAGAGATTTCCGGCCTATAAAGCGACACGAGAGAAAATGCCAGAAGATTTGGTGGAACAACTGCCTTATCTACCAAGACTGGTTGAAGCCTTACATTTACCCTACCTGATCATACCTGGCTACGAAGCTGATGACATCATCGGCACCTTGATGCATTGGTGCTTCAAGTCGGATTTGGAAGGTGTCATGGTCACCAGTGACAAAGACTACATGCAATTAATCACCGACAAAATCACATTACTCAACCACAACGGTGATCGGGTCGGCAAAGCTGGTGTTTTCAACAAATTTGGGTGTACGCCCAAGCAAGTCATCGAAGTTTTAGGACTAATGGGTGATAGCTCCGATAACATTCCTGGAGTGAAAGGAGTAGGAGAGAAGACAGCTATTAAATTAATTCAAGAATTTGGATCTATTCCTTCAGTCTACGAGAATTTAGCTAACATCAAGAGTGTTTCCCTCCGCACAAAACTGGAGACAGATCGTGAGGCCGCCATTCTTTCGCGGGAATTGGTAACTATTTTCAGAGAAGTACCCTTGAGCATTCAACTCGAGGATTTGAAGCCAAGTGAGATGAAGCTTTCTGATAATGTCGAATTTCATCAAATCCTTGAAGAACTTGAATTCAATACGCTTTTGAAGCGCCTAACGGCAGTTTCTAAATCTAGTCCAGCAAAGCATCTCGAAAAACCAAGCCTACCAACTGATTCCGAACAGGAAAATCCTTCTGCCCTGGAACCCATCGAAGTTGAAACAGACATCATTGGGGAGAATTCCTGGCAGGACTGGCTTTCCTCTGTCTTAATCACACAGGAAAAACCTCTGGCGATGGTTGCTGACGCAACTTTTATTAATCAGCATGATGTCCTATGGATGGGAATAGCCCTAAGCGCCCAGCGCAAACAAGCCATTTACTGGCCATTTGGTGAGACAATTCCAAAGCAACTCAAAGAGCTTCTTGAAGATGCCACTGTCCCAAAAGTAGTTGGTGATCTGAAACAGATGTGTCAACTTTGCCAGAATCAGGGAATATCAGTTCAGGGTATTGTTGGTGATTTGATGATTGCTGCTCATCTGACAGATTCTTTAGAGAAACGATTCGAATTAGATTTCCTTGTTCAGCGGCGTCTTAACAAAAAACTGACTCAACAGCTGCCAAGCAATTCTTCTGCACAGCTTTCGATGCTGGCTGAACCTGATCCAGAACGTAGGGAGTATTTTGGAGAACGTGCATCAGCTACTTTGCAGGTTTGGGAGAGCTTATCGAAGCATTTAAAGCAGAATCAACTCGCAGATTTATTTCAATACCTGGAGTTGCCCCTTGCACACTCTATTGCCGAAATGGAATACGAGGGAATACGAGTAAACACCAAACAATTGTCAGAAATCTCAAAAGAATTTGAACAAAGATTGAACGAATTGAGATCCAAAGTTCAAAGCATTGCAGACCAAGAGTTCAATCTAAACTCTGTGGTTGAACTCCAGGAAGTTCTGTATGCAAAGTTCAAATTACACGAAGCCTGTGGTATCAAACCCAAAAAAATCAAACTTGGCATGGGGCTCTCCACCGATGAAGAAACTTTGGAGAAAATGAGTGAATATCCACTTCCCAGAACCATTCTTGACTACCGTTCTTTAAACAAACTCAAAAACACCTACATCGATCAATTACCGACTTACGTTCACCCAATAACAAAAAGAATTCACTCAACCTTTCACCAAGTTTCGACTGCAACAGGCCGGCTATCGTCAGACAATCCAAATCTACAAAACATTCCAGTTCGAAGTGCCGAAGGTCGCCGCATTCGTAAGGTTTTCTTGCCTTCAAAACCTGGCAATCAACTCCTAGCTGCAGATTATAGCCAAATAGAACTTCGCGTTGCCGCACATTATTCAAAAGACCCTACATTTTTAGATGCCTACAGACATGAAAGAGACATCCACGCATTGACAGCTGCTACAATTTTCCAGGTTAAGCCTGAAGAAGTGACTAGAGAACAGAGATCCAAGGCAAAGGAAGTCAATTTTGGACTAATCTATCGAATGGGCCCAGAGCGACTTTCCATTGTGACCCAAACCCCCAAAGCAGAAGCAAAGCATTTTATTGAAGCATATTTTCAGCGCTACAGCACTATTCACGCTCTGCAGGAACATTTTCTCGAAAAAGCTCGGAAAGAGGGTTATGCGAGTACTCTTCTGGGACGCAGGCGACTGATACCAGACATAAACGGGAAAGGGTTATCAAAGCGTCTTGCAGAGGGCGCAGCAATCAATACTCCAATTCAGGGGAGTGCGGCTGAGATTATTAAGCTTGCGATGATTTCTGTTGAACGAAGACTCCGTTCGGAGGCAATGGATACTCGAATGGTTCTCTCGGTTCACGATGAGTTGGTTTTCGACGTACCTGAGGTAGAAATACAAAAAGCTAGTTCGATCATCAAAGAAGAAATGGAAAATGTCATCGTCTTGGAAGTCCCACTTGTCGTAGAAATCGGTTTGGGTGACAATTGGCTAGAAGCACATTAA
- a CDS encoding glycosyltransferase family 2 protein: MHLSVIIITLNEEKNLPRTLESLRELKQSKLEIEVLVLDSGSTDRTESIAKDSGAKFAIQSWLGYSKQKNHALTITSGDWLLFLDADEELSTELSREIKLVVSSSDPSKAFALKRKTFYLGRLLNYAWYPDVKTRLVNRCSNPEWVGEIVHEDLVLKNSGVSIFTLESPLIHYSYRNINHHFEKTLNYAKLSAEDYSRRNKKFHYWNLFLNPLVAFIRLYFLRQGFRDGFPGLIAGFSTFFYTFLKYALLKELNSDRHN; this comes from the coding sequence ATGCATTTAAGTGTCATCATTATCACTTTAAATGAGGAAAAGAATTTACCCAGGACACTTGAAAGCTTAAGAGAACTTAAACAGTCAAAGCTGGAAATTGAAGTTTTGGTTTTGGATTCAGGTTCAACAGATCGAACTGAGTCTATTGCAAAAGATTCAGGGGCTAAATTTGCTATTCAAAGCTGGCTAGGTTACTCAAAGCAAAAAAACCATGCGCTGACAATCACCTCAGGAGATTGGCTGCTTTTTCTTGATGCTGACGAAGAATTGTCAACAGAGTTGTCAAGAGAAATCAAATTAGTAGTCAGCTCATCAGATCCGTCAAAAGCCTTTGCTTTAAAACGCAAAACTTTCTATCTAGGCCGCCTTTTGAATTATGCATGGTACCCAGATGTTAAAACTCGACTGGTCAATCGCTGTTCTAATCCAGAATGGGTGGGAGAAATTGTTCATGAGGATTTAGTTTTGAAAAATTCTGGGGTTTCAATCTTTACTCTTGAGTCGCCCCTCATCCATTATTCCTACAGAAATATAAACCATCACTTCGAAAAAACTCTGAATTATGCGAAACTTTCAGCAGAAGACTATTCTCGAAGAAACAAGAAATTCCACTACTGGAACCTATTCCTCAATCCGCTTGTTGCATTCATTCGTCTTTATTTTCTGCGACAAGGATTCAGAGATGGTTTTCCGGGACTCATTGCAGGCTTTAGTACATTCTTTTACACCTTCCTAAAATATGCACTTTTGAAGGAGTTAAATTCCGATCGTCACAACTGA
- the holA gene encoding DNA polymerase III subunit delta, which produces MRGDPQVFLFYGNQNLLIDEQVLELINKILPCDTRDLGFQRFSVEEILKGSENEGQLSELIQSLESLPFLEESRVLRLDNIERIKNPRSQSDKSKETRLFHAILNFLNSPLEKICLILCSQTIRENDLSKPLLNACKKGGRVRKFVAYDNDQPIEWTCQRALSKGLQIPENVAIELIQLVGNNLNDLDHELEKLYLLLGADSVVDTNQIPKIVKGHKHYSVYALSESVSKKELAQSLEFLETHLKENPRDGVKLFGVLTSQVRRLLIVKYFLNERLSETEIFSKLRIHPFLGRQLLQNTKGFTLTELENIQVYLAEIDLSIKFQQQHVRPLFQNLLEKICLGNFSSAV; this is translated from the coding sequence ATGAGAGGCGATCCACAGGTATTCTTATTCTATGGTAATCAAAACCTCCTGATAGATGAGCAGGTACTTGAACTCATAAATAAAATCTTACCATGTGACACACGTGATCTTGGTTTTCAGCGCTTCAGTGTTGAAGAAATTTTGAAGGGAAGTGAAAATGAAGGCCAACTTAGCGAGTTAATTCAAAGTCTTGAATCACTTCCTTTCTTAGAAGAAAGCCGAGTGTTGCGTCTAGACAATATTGAAAGGATAAAGAATCCGAGAAGTCAAAGTGACAAAAGCAAGGAAACACGGTTGTTTCATGCTATTCTAAATTTTCTCAACTCACCCTTGGAGAAAATCTGTCTAATCCTTTGTAGTCAGACAATTCGTGAGAATGATTTAAGCAAACCCCTTTTAAATGCTTGTAAGAAAGGTGGCAGGGTTCGTAAGTTTGTAGCCTATGATAACGATCAACCAATTGAATGGACGTGCCAACGTGCATTGAGTAAAGGACTGCAGATTCCTGAAAATGTGGCTATCGAATTAATTCAATTAGTTGGTAACAATCTTAATGATTTGGACCATGAGTTAGAAAAGCTTTACCTCTTATTAGGTGCTGATTCAGTCGTTGATACAAATCAAATTCCTAAGATTGTAAAGGGCCATAAACACTATTCTGTATATGCTCTAAGCGAGAGCGTTTCAAAAAAAGAACTCGCTCAATCTCTAGAATTTCTTGAAACTCATCTCAAAGAAAATCCCAGAGATGGTGTAAAGCTTTTCGGTGTTCTAACTTCTCAGGTCCGCCGACTTCTAATAGTTAAATATTTTTTGAATGAGCGGCTTTCTGAAACAGAAATTTTTTCCAAACTGCGTATCCATCCGTTTCTTGGACGACAACTACTCCAGAACACCAAAGGCTTTACTCTAACCGAACTCGAAAATATTCAAGTGTATCTGGCTGAGATAGATTTGAGCATCAAGTTCCAACAACAGCACGTAAGACCTCTTTTCCAAAACTTACTGGAAAAAATTTGTTTAGGTAATTTCTCTTCAGCTGTCTAG
- the ptsP gene encoding phosphoenolpyruvate--protein phosphotransferase, with translation MNQIQLSQDAALQILADVSQIITTSHNADETLQQTAKMIAERMRVDACAIYAYDARENQLRLKSTIGLVPEAVDAVTMRPDEGLTGLVLQESRPLQVLEMHQHPRFKLFPNIGEGVYQSFLGVPLLIYRRAIGVLTVHTFKRRSFSENEERLMTTIASQIAGLVSKALLIKELDSSTLVDFSHPVPQTYTLRGQGVAEGVGLGKALVLEQGSMEEPVRTSPWSIHEENKAFRTALDQTIKDVLGLIDRLSGLVSPDEAAIFHAHIMFMEDSVFQEKIEGYIGQGNSAAWAIYQVIHEYLIAFSNIEDPYLREKSQDLKDVGIRLLHHLGHSFGEITDKEGILVAKQVLPSDIARIDSTKIKGIITSSGGVVSHAAILARSLLIPAICVSEAYLHEIHEGDMLAVDGGDGLIVIRPSEETIESFSALLVAQDRHRSQLERFRTLPCLTKDGERIHILANVALESETLQLKHFGAEGIGLYRSEIYFISLDSYPSLENQCETYRKIIERVPSDFPVVIRTLDLGADKAAPYMGFQKEDNPFLGFRAIRRQLKHPAVLKTQIKAILLASEGCENVRLLFPMITNLKEVKGVKGIYEECRQELIEEGYHAPQLKIGVMFEVPAAIFISHKMMSEIDFCSIGSNDLTQYVLAVDRNNSNVSDIYDPLHPAVLQIIKHLAKNCAEVNMPIELCGEMASDPDGSVILVGLGLRQLSMSASLIPLVKERMSMFTLSEAEEIADFALHEAASAMEVRQKISRFHER, from the coding sequence ATGAATCAGATCCAACTATCCCAGGACGCTGCCTTACAAATTTTGGCTGACGTCAGCCAAATCATCACTACTTCCCATAACGCAGACGAAACACTTCAACAAACTGCCAAAATGATCGCGGAGCGCATGAGGGTCGATGCCTGCGCGATCTACGCCTACGATGCACGAGAAAATCAACTACGGCTAAAGTCCACAATCGGCTTAGTCCCAGAGGCTGTCGATGCCGTTACCATGAGACCTGATGAAGGACTCACCGGTCTTGTGCTGCAGGAATCTCGTCCTCTACAAGTACTCGAGATGCATCAACATCCTCGATTCAAGTTATTCCCGAATATTGGTGAGGGAGTCTACCAGTCTTTTCTGGGAGTCCCACTTCTGATCTACCGCCGTGCCATCGGTGTACTTACGGTTCATACCTTCAAACGTCGAAGTTTTTCAGAAAACGAAGAACGTTTGATGACAACCATTGCCTCCCAAATTGCGGGCCTTGTCTCCAAGGCTTTGTTGATTAAGGAATTGGATAGCAGCACCTTAGTTGATTTCTCTCACCCAGTGCCTCAAACATATACGCTTCGAGGTCAAGGAGTAGCCGAAGGTGTTGGGTTAGGAAAAGCGCTTGTTCTTGAACAAGGTTCAATGGAAGAGCCAGTACGGACGTCTCCATGGAGCATTCATGAAGAGAACAAAGCTTTTCGTACTGCCCTGGACCAAACAATCAAAGATGTCCTAGGCTTGATTGACCGACTCTCAGGATTAGTGAGTCCTGATGAGGCCGCAATCTTCCATGCCCATATTATGTTTATGGAAGACTCTGTTTTTCAGGAAAAGATTGAAGGGTACATCGGCCAGGGCAATAGTGCGGCATGGGCTATCTACCAAGTCATCCACGAATACCTAATCGCTTTCAGCAACATAGAAGATCCGTATCTGCGAGAGAAAAGCCAGGATCTTAAAGATGTCGGAATTCGGTTGCTACACCACTTGGGTCATAGCTTCGGGGAGATCACAGACAAAGAGGGAATTTTGGTAGCAAAGCAGGTTCTACCAAGTGATATAGCCCGCATCGATAGTACAAAAATTAAAGGGATCATCACTTCTAGCGGTGGGGTTGTATCACATGCTGCTATCCTTGCACGATCCCTTTTGATCCCTGCAATCTGCGTTAGTGAAGCGTATCTTCATGAAATTCATGAGGGAGATATGCTTGCTGTTGATGGAGGAGATGGCTTAATAGTTATTCGACCGAGTGAGGAAACTATTGAGAGTTTCTCCGCACTACTAGTAGCCCAAGATCGCCATCGAAGCCAACTGGAGAGATTTCGAACTCTCCCCTGCTTAACTAAGGACGGAGAGCGTATACACATTTTGGCAAATGTTGCCCTAGAAAGTGAGACTCTACAGCTAAAACACTTTGGAGCTGAGGGCATTGGGTTATACCGTTCTGAAATTTATTTTATATCTTTAGACAGCTACCCCTCCCTTGAAAATCAATGTGAAACTTATCGAAAAATCATTGAAAGGGTACCAAGTGATTTCCCAGTTGTTATTCGAACTCTTGATTTAGGAGCGGACAAAGCTGCGCCCTATATGGGATTTCAAAAAGAGGATAATCCATTTTTAGGCTTTCGAGCAATTCGTAGACAGTTGAAACACCCGGCGGTTCTCAAAACTCAAATAAAGGCGATTCTCCTAGCTTCGGAAGGGTGTGAGAATGTTCGACTGTTGTTCCCAATGATTACAAATCTAAAAGAAGTTAAGGGTGTCAAGGGAATTTATGAGGAATGTCGGCAAGAATTGATTGAAGAGGGATATCATGCACCTCAGCTAAAAATTGGTGTGATGTTTGAGGTACCCGCTGCAATTTTCATTAGCCACAAAATGATGTCAGAAATAGATTTCTGCTCAATTGGCTCAAACGATCTAACACAATATGTATTGGCAGTAGATCGTAATAATTCAAATGTATCAGATATTTATGACCCACTACACCCAGCAGTTCTCCAAATTATTAAACATTTGGCCAAGAATTGTGCAGAGGTGAATATGCCCATAGAGTTATGTGGAGAGATGGCTTCAGACCCTGACGGTAGTGTCATTTTAGTTGGCTTGGGATTACGCCAACTTTCAATGAGCGCATCTTTGATTCCTCTAGTTAAGGAACGGATGTCAATGTTTACTCTCTCTGAGGCAGAAGAGATTGCAGATTTTGCTTTGCATGAAGCTGCATCAGCCATGGAAGTGAGACAGAAAATTTCTCGATTTCATGAGCGATAA
- a CDS encoding P-II family nitrogen regulator → MKKIEAIIKPFKLDEVKDGLAAIGIKGLTVSEIKGFGRQKGHTELYRGAEYEIDFLPKIKVEVAVSDENFEQVLHVIQDKAKTGKIGDGKIFVYELNKVLRIRTGEVDENAL, encoded by the coding sequence ATGAAAAAGATTGAAGCGATCATTAAGCCTTTTAAGCTTGATGAAGTGAAAGATGGCTTAGCTGCGATCGGGATCAAAGGTCTCACCGTTTCAGAAATTAAGGGTTTTGGGAGACAAAAGGGCCACACAGAGCTTTACCGTGGGGCAGAATACGAGATTGATTTTCTACCGAAAATCAAGGTAGAAGTTGCAGTGTCAGACGAAAATTTTGAACAAGTTCTCCATGTGATCCAAGACAAAGCCAAGACGGGAAAAATCGGGGACGGGAAAATTTTTGTTTATGAATTGAACAAGGTACTTCGCATTCGAACCGGTGAGGTTGATGAGAATGCATTATGA
- a CDS encoding DUF4115 domain-containing protein, with translation MFKEVIEQRPTSEEKITPVHLDPLESKQKSINLRKWISGLGLGAALLLIWQLNSWDSVESIENITETTVSDKENSISRNKDEQKDAPQTEATTRVTSEGITESKVDENLSDEQGKRSGDETSQNEMINITMEQGVETEEIKPTIQAESSANYLAPTENRSISPILELRAEESVWIAVQSDKDQPSLHYLKAGEFLSWETAKEFYTLSIGNTEVVQIRLDEKQYPLPENEGLLLDWKIKLNKTE, from the coding sequence TTGTTCAAAGAAGTTATTGAGCAAAGACCTACATCTGAAGAAAAAATTACGCCTGTTCATTTGGATCCCTTAGAAAGCAAACAAAAGAGTATTAATCTTCGCAAATGGATCTCTGGGTTGGGATTGGGTGCTGCGCTTTTACTGATTTGGCAACTGAATTCTTGGGATTCAGTTGAGAGTATTGAAAATATCACTGAAACTACTGTCTCTGATAAAGAAAACTCCATTTCTAGAAACAAGGACGAGCAGAAGGATGCACCACAAACTGAAGCAACTACTCGTGTGACAAGTGAGGGCATCACTGAATCAAAAGTTGATGAAAATCTTTCTGATGAACAGGGAAAGAGATCTGGAGATGAGACTAGCCAAAATGAAATGATTAATATCACGATGGAACAAGGTGTTGAAACTGAAGAAATCAAACCAACTATTCAGGCAGAATCATCAGCTAATTATTTAGCTCCCACAGAAAATCGTTCCATTTCTCCAATCCTTGAATTGCGAGCAGAGGAATCTGTTTGGATAGCTGTCCAATCTGATAAGGATCAACCTTCCCTTCATTATCTGAAGGCTGGCGAATTTCTAAGTTGGGAAACAGCTAAAGAATTTTATACCCTTTCCATTGGTAATACTGAGGTAGTACAAATCAGGCTGGATGAAAAACAATATCCACTGCCTGAAAACGAAGGATTGTTGTTAGATTGGAAAATAAAGCTAAACAAAACAGAATAA
- a CDS encoding flagellar FliJ family protein, producing MNKFKLQTALKVRERLEKLYQKSFAEQVQVTQRLTDQLNILEEAFQENNSAVDLAKRNGFTIADLAGANGFGQRLKYHQNVVQDQMIEQQELMERRRQELVSATQQKRVLEILREKHELRQREKLQREETFELDEVSLNLRRYRQES from the coding sequence ATGAACAAATTTAAGCTCCAAACAGCGCTGAAAGTTCGCGAGAGACTTGAGAAACTATACCAAAAATCCTTTGCTGAACAAGTACAGGTCACCCAGAGATTGACGGATCAATTGAATATTTTGGAAGAAGCATTTCAAGAAAACAATTCTGCTGTCGATCTAGCTAAGCGAAATGGTTTCACGATTGCTGACTTGGCTGGAGCGAATGGATTCGGCCAGCGGCTGAAATATCACCAAAATGTAGTGCAAGATCAAATGATTGAACAGCAAGAGTTGATGGAACGTCGCAGGCAAGAACTGGTTTCGGCAACTCAGCAGAAGCGCGTTCTGGAGATTTTGCGTGAGAAGCACGAACTCAGACAGAGGGAGAAGCTTCAAAGAGAGGAAACTTTTGAGTTAGACGAAGTTTCACTGAATCTAAGACGTTATCGTCAGGAATCCTAA